The following coding sequences lie in one Scatophagus argus isolate fScaArg1 chromosome 9, fScaArg1.pri, whole genome shotgun sequence genomic window:
- the tpbgb gene encoding trophoblast glycoprotein b, giving the protein MRLLNTSCGCNRGEIQGSTHKSVMMRLFFLLVAVVSCEGCPDKCLCIPQTVKCQNQGLDAIPHSLPTNTKFLFVTGNNISRISEDSFPTLLEQLTDLYLSGNEIEFVDANAFDNLPNLVRLDLSNNKIENFSESAFPHNNTLQVLNLSRCFHNHSTVNLEFLEIGNLHQLRVLDLSNNDLLILPGDVFSNLPSLVNLTLQNSSMISIQNGTLRVPPLRELDLRDNSLRDLSTTAMAEFSLKPGLRIQLAGNPWRCDCSIEDMLLWLKNSTQIVDMQNLTCADPEDLSRQLLQHVSHSKLKCSGDMEGVLETSYVFLGLVLALIGVIFLLVLYLNRKGIKRWMYNIRDACRDHMEGYHYRYEINSDPRLANLSINSDV; this is encoded by the coding sequence ATGCGCCTGTTGAACACGTCGTGCGGATGTAACCGCGGAGAAATCCAAGGAAGCACACACAAGTCTGTGATGATgcgtttgtttttcctcctcgtGGCCGTAGTGTCCTGTGAAGGCTGTCCGGACAAGTGTTTGTGCATCCCACAGACGGTGAAATGCCAAAACCAGGGCTTGGACGCGATTCCGCATTCTTTACCGACCAATACCAAATTCCTGTTCGTCACAGGAAACAACATTTCCCGTATTAGCGAGGACTCATTTCCAACCCTCCTGGAACAGTTAACAGACCTCTATCTCAGTGGGAATGAGATAGAGTTTGTGGATGCAAACGCATTTGACAACTTGCCAAATCTTGTACGACTGGATTTGAGTAACAACAAAATCGAGAATTTCAGTGAAAGCGCGTTCCCTCATAATAACACACTGCAGGTCCTGAACCTAAGCAGATGCTTTCACAATCATTCCACAGTGAACCTGGAGTTCCTGGAGATTGGAAACCTCCACCAGCTGAGAGTCTTGGACCTGTCCAACAATGACCTTTTGATTCTTCCAGGCGACGTGTTCTCCAACCTCCCCAGCCTGGTAAACCTCACCCTGCAGAACAGCTCCATGATCTCCATTCAGAACGGGACGCTGAGGGTGCCACCGCTGCGTGAACTTGACCTGAGGGACAACAGCCTGAGGGATCTGTCCACCACTGCTATGGCAGAGTTCAGCCTCAAGCCTGGCCTCCGCATACAGCTGGCAGGGAACCCGTGGCGCTGTGACTGCTCCATTGAGGACATGCTGTTATGGCTGAAAAACTCCACTCAGATTGTTGACATGCAGAACCTAACCTGTGCAGACCCCGAGGACCTGAGTCGACAGCTGCTCCAGCATGTGTCTCACTCAAAGCTGAAGTGCTCTGGTGACATGGAGGGTGTGCTGGAGACTTCTTATGTTTTCCTGGGGCTGGTGTTGGCTCTGATTGGTGTCATATTTCTGCTGGTGCTCTACTTGAACAGAAAAGGCATCAAGCGGTGGATGTACAACATCCGGGATGCTTGTAGGGACCACATGGAGGGCTATCATTACAGGTACGAGATAAACTCTGACCCGCGTTTGGCCAATCTCAGCATCAATTCGGATGTGTGA